A genomic window from Fusarium verticillioides 7600 chromosome 5, whole genome shotgun sequence includes:
- a CDS encoding cytochrome c oxidase subunit 7, producing MAVRPITGMLRRNLVLDLSIALGSGFVMANFFWYGFHMPRTNARDNYYIKLEEERAAQKNE from the exons ATGGCCGTCCGACCCATCACCGGT ATGCTCCGACGAAACCTCGTCCTGGACCTCAGCATCGCACTCG GCTCCGGCTTCGTCATggccaacttcttctg GTACGGCTTCCACATGCCCCGAACCAACGCCCGCGACAACTACTACATCAAGCTCGAAGAGGAGCGAGCTGCCCAGAAGAACGAGTAA
- a CDS encoding cytochrome c oxidase subunit 7: MLRRNLVLDLSIALGSGFVMANFFWYGFHMPRTNARDNYYIKLEEERAAQKNE, from the exons ATGCTCCGACGAAACCTCGTCCTGGACCTCAGCATCGCACTCG GCTCCGGCTTCGTCATggccaacttcttctg GTACGGCTTCCACATGCCCCGAACCAACGCCCGCGACAACTACTACATCAAGCTCGAAGAGGAGCGAGCTGCCCAGAAGAACGAGTAA
- a CDS encoding 50S ribosomal protein L19e → MVNLRTQKRLASAVIGCGKRKIWLDPNEQSEISNANSRQTIRKLISDGLIIRKPVTQHSRSRARELNLARREGRHRGYGKRKGTADARMPSQVLWMRRLRVLRRLLVKYRASGKIDKHLYHELYHSSKGNAFKHKRALVEHIHRAKAEKARETALQEEMDAKRAKNKAARERKQERAVAKRNALLAEE, encoded by the exons AT GGTCAATTTGCGAACTCAGAAGCGCCTGGCCTCAGCGGTCATCGGCTGTGGCAAGCGCAAGATCTGGCTCGACCCCAACGAGCAGAGCGAGATCTCCAATGCCAACTCTCGCCAGACCATCCGAAAGCTCATCTCCGATGGCCTCATCATCCGAAAGCCCGTTACCCAGCACTCACGATCGCGCGCTCGCGAGCTGAACCTCGCCCGACGAGAGGGCCGACACCGTGGCTATGGTAAGCGTAAGGGTACCGCCGATGCCCGTATGCCTAGCCAGGTCCTCTGGATGCGCCGCCTCCGAGTCCTCCGCCGTCTCTTGGTCAAGTACCGTGCCAGCGGCAAGATCGATAAGCACCTTTACCACGAGCTGTACCACAGCAGCAAGGGTAACGCTTTCAAGCACAAGCGTGCCCTCGTTGAGCAC ATTCACCGTGCTAAGGCTGAAAAGGCCCGTGAGACCGCCCTtcaggaggagatggatgcCAAGCGTGCGAAGAACAAGGCTGCCCGCGAGCGCAAGCAGGAGCGTGCGGTGGCGAAGCGAAATGCTCTCCTTGCCGAGGAGTAA
- a CDS encoding serine hydroxymethyltransferase, mitochondrial → MSLAGVRGTSRVLRNIARPAAVFATCTRAASSIALEDQQQALSAHLSKADPAVFDIIEKEKDRQKHFINLIPSENFTSQAVLDALGSVMQNKYSEGYPGARYYGGNEFIDQAERLCQQRALESFGLDPKLWGVNVQALSGAPANLYVYSALLNTHDRLMGLDLPHGGHLSHGYQTPTKKISAISKYFETLPYRLDETTGYIDYNKLEEMASIYRPKIIVAGASAYSRLIDYQRMREVCDKISAYLLADIAHISGLVAAKVIPGPFAYADIVTTTSHKSLRGPRGALIFYRKGVRRQNPKTKEDILYDLEGPINSSVFPGHQGGPHNHTITALAVALKQAQTPEFQAYQSQVLKNARAFAKRLSEPKGKGGLGYKLVSGGTDNHLVLADLKPQGIDGGRVERVLELVGVAANKNTVPGDRSALVPGGLRMGTPAMTTRGFNEDDFVRVADVVDRAVTITSRIDKAARKAAEEKGEKSPGKIKVFLDHLGDGETESEIVQLRSEVEDWVGTYPLPWSSSE, encoded by the exons ATGTCTCTCGCTGGCGTGAGAGGCACCTCGCGTGTCCTGCGTAACATCGCAAGGCCAGCTGCTGTATTCGCGACATGTACTCGTGCCGCATCTTCCATAGCTCTGGAGGACCAGCAGCAG GCCCTCTCAGCCCATCTGAGCAAAGCTGACCCCGCTGTCTtcgacatcattgagaaG GAGAAAGACCGCCAGAAGCATTTCATCAATCTGATTCCCTCCGAGAACTTTACCTCCCAGGCTGTACTCGATGCTCTTGGTAGCGTGATGCAGA ATAAATACTCGGAGGGATACCCAGGGGCCCGTTACTACGGTGGCAATGAATTCATCGACCAGGCCGAAAGGCTTTGTCAACAGCGTGCCCTTGAATCGTTCGGACTTGACCCAAAGTTATGGGGTGTCAATGTTCAAG CTCTCTCTGGCGCTCCAGCGAACCTCTATGTCTACTCTGCCTTGCTAAACACCCATGATCGGTTAATGGGTCTCGATCTACCACATGGCGGCCATCTATCTCATGGTTACCAAACACCCACAAAGAAGATTTCAGCGATATCAAAGTACTTCGAAACTTTGCCGTACCGACTGGACGAGACTACAGGATATATCGACTACAACaagttggaggagatggcaagCATATATAGGCCAAAGATTATTGTCGCTGGTGCGAGTGCTTATAGCCGGCTAATCGACTATCAGCGCATGCGGGAGGTCTGCGACAAGATCAGCGCCTACCTACTAGCCGACATCGCCCATATTTCTGGCCTTGTTGCAGCAAAGGTCATTCCTGGTCCCTTCGCCTACGCCGATATCGTAACCACAACAAGCCACAAGAGCCTAAGGGGTCCCCGAGGTGCTCTGATCTTTTATAGGAAAGGCGTACGGAGACAAAATCCCAAGACGAAGGAAGATATTCTTTATGATCTCGAAGGTCCTATCAACAGCTCCGTGTTTCCCGGTCACCAAGGCGGTCCGCATAACCACACCATCACCGCTCTTGCTGTAGCTCTTAAGCAAGCCCAGACTCCAGAATTTCAAGCATATCAGTCCCAGGTTCTGAAAAACGCCAGGGCTTTCGCAAAGCGGCTGAGCGAGCCCAAGGGCAAAGGCGGCTTGGGATACAAGCTTGTCAGCGGAGGCACAGACAACCACCTGGTCCTGGCTGATCTCAAACCCCAGGGCATTGATGGTGGTCGAGTTGAGCGcgtcttggagttggtagGTGTGGCAGCCAACAAAAACACGGTCCCAGGGGATCGTTCTGCTTTGGTCCCTGGTGGCCTTCGCATGGGTACTCCTGCCATGACTACCCGTGGCTTTAACGAGGATGATTTCGTTCGTGTTGCTGACGTTGTGGATCGTGCCGTCACCATCACTTCTCGCATCGACAAAGCTGCTAGAAAAGCAGCAGAGGAGAAAGGTGAAAAGAGCCCTGGCAAAATAAAGGTTTTCCTAGATCACCtcggtgatggtgagacGGAATCCGAAATTGTCCAACTACgaagtgaggttgaggattgGGTTGGCACATATCCTCTTCCATGGAGCAGCTCAGAATAA
- a CDS encoding serine hydroxymethyltransferase, mitochondrial, which produces MQNKYSEGYPGARYYGGNEFIDQAERLCQQRALESFGLDPKLWGVNVQALSGAPANLYVYSALLNTHDRLMGLDLPHGGHLSHGYQTPTKKISAISKYFETLPYRLDETTGYIDYNKLEEMASIYRPKIIVAGASAYSRLIDYQRMREVCDKISAYLLADIAHISGLVAAKVIPGPFAYADIVTTTSHKSLRGPRGALIFYRKGVRRQNPKTKEDILYDLEGPINSSVFPGHQGGPHNHTITALAVALKQAQTPEFQAYQSQVLKNARAFAKRLSEPKGKGGLGYKLVSGGTDNHLVLADLKPQGIDGGRVERVLELVGVAANKNTVPGDRSALVPGGLRMGTPAMTTRGFNEDDFVRVADVVDRAVTITSRIDKAARKAAEEKGEKSPGKIKVFLDHLGDGETESEIVQLRSEVEDWVGTYPLPWSSSE; this is translated from the exons ATGCAGA ATAAATACTCGGAGGGATACCCAGGGGCCCGTTACTACGGTGGCAATGAATTCATCGACCAGGCCGAAAGGCTTTGTCAACAGCGTGCCCTTGAATCGTTCGGACTTGACCCAAAGTTATGGGGTGTCAATGTTCAAG CTCTCTCTGGCGCTCCAGCGAACCTCTATGTCTACTCTGCCTTGCTAAACACCCATGATCGGTTAATGGGTCTCGATCTACCACATGGCGGCCATCTATCTCATGGTTACCAAACACCCACAAAGAAGATTTCAGCGATATCAAAGTACTTCGAAACTTTGCCGTACCGACTGGACGAGACTACAGGATATATCGACTACAACaagttggaggagatggcaagCATATATAGGCCAAAGATTATTGTCGCTGGTGCGAGTGCTTATAGCCGGCTAATCGACTATCAGCGCATGCGGGAGGTCTGCGACAAGATCAGCGCCTACCTACTAGCCGACATCGCCCATATTTCTGGCCTTGTTGCAGCAAAGGTCATTCCTGGTCCCTTCGCCTACGCCGATATCGTAACCACAACAAGCCACAAGAGCCTAAGGGGTCCCCGAGGTGCTCTGATCTTTTATAGGAAAGGCGTACGGAGACAAAATCCCAAGACGAAGGAAGATATTCTTTATGATCTCGAAGGTCCTATCAACAGCTCCGTGTTTCCCGGTCACCAAGGCGGTCCGCATAACCACACCATCACCGCTCTTGCTGTAGCTCTTAAGCAAGCCCAGACTCCAGAATTTCAAGCATATCAGTCCCAGGTTCTGAAAAACGCCAGGGCTTTCGCAAAGCGGCTGAGCGAGCCCAAGGGCAAAGGCGGCTTGGGATACAAGCTTGTCAGCGGAGGCACAGACAACCACCTGGTCCTGGCTGATCTCAAACCCCAGGGCATTGATGGTGGTCGAGTTGAGCGcgtcttggagttggtagGTGTGGCAGCCAACAAAAACACGGTCCCAGGGGATCGTTCTGCTTTGGTCCCTGGTGGCCTTCGCATGGGTACTCCTGCCATGACTACCCGTGGCTTTAACGAGGATGATTTCGTTCGTGTTGCTGACGTTGTGGATCGTGCCGTCACCATCACTTCTCGCATCGACAAAGCTGCTAGAAAAGCAGCAGAGGAGAAAGGTGAAAAGAGCCCTGGCAAAATAAAGGTTTTCCTAGATCACCtcggtgatggtgagacGGAATCCGAAATTGTCCAACTACgaagtgaggttgaggattgGGTTGGCACATATCCTCTTCCATGGAGCAGCTCAGAATAA
- a CDS encoding serine hydroxymethyltransferase, mitochondrial: MGCQCSRLVARSFSSQATYIGACDADYGLSALSGAPANLYVYSALLNTHDRLMGLDLPHGGHLSHGYQTPTKKISAISKYFETLPYRLDETTGYIDYNKLEEMASIYRPKIIVAGASAYSRLIDYQRMREVCDKISAYLLADIAHISGLVAAKVIPGPFAYADIVTTTSHKSLRGPRGALIFYRKGVRRQNPKTKEDILYDLEGPINSSVFPGHQGGPHNHTITALAVALKQAQTPEFQAYQSQVLKNARAFAKRLSEPKGKGGLGYKLVSGGTDNHLVLADLKPQGIDGGRVERVLELVGVAANKNTVPGDRSALVPGGLRMGTPAMTTRGFNEDDFVRVADVVDRAVTITSRIDKAARKAAEEKGEKSPGKIKVFLDHLGDGETESEIVQLRSEVEDWVGTYPLPWSSSE; encoded by the coding sequence ATGGGGTGTCAATGTTCAAGGTTGGTTGCTAGGAGCTTTTCCTCTCAAGCGACTTACATTGGCGCATGTGATGCTGACTATGGCCTCTCAGCTCTCTCTGGCGCTCCAGCGAACCTCTATGTCTACTCTGCCTTGCTAAACACCCATGATCGGTTAATGGGTCTCGATCTACCACATGGCGGCCATCTATCTCATGGTTACCAAACACCCACAAAGAAGATTTCAGCGATATCAAAGTACTTCGAAACTTTGCCGTACCGACTGGACGAGACTACAGGATATATCGACTACAACaagttggaggagatggcaagCATATATAGGCCAAAGATTATTGTCGCTGGTGCGAGTGCTTATAGCCGGCTAATCGACTATCAGCGCATGCGGGAGGTCTGCGACAAGATCAGCGCCTACCTACTAGCCGACATCGCCCATATTTCTGGCCTTGTTGCAGCAAAGGTCATTCCTGGTCCCTTCGCCTACGCCGATATCGTAACCACAACAAGCCACAAGAGCCTAAGGGGTCCCCGAGGTGCTCTGATCTTTTATAGGAAAGGCGTACGGAGACAAAATCCCAAGACGAAGGAAGATATTCTTTATGATCTCGAAGGTCCTATCAACAGCTCCGTGTTTCCCGGTCACCAAGGCGGTCCGCATAACCACACCATCACCGCTCTTGCTGTAGCTCTTAAGCAAGCCCAGACTCCAGAATTTCAAGCATATCAGTCCCAGGTTCTGAAAAACGCCAGGGCTTTCGCAAAGCGGCTGAGCGAGCCCAAGGGCAAAGGCGGCTTGGGATACAAGCTTGTCAGCGGAGGCACAGACAACCACCTGGTCCTGGCTGATCTCAAACCCCAGGGCATTGATGGTGGTCGAGTTGAGCGcgtcttggagttggtagGTGTGGCAGCCAACAAAAACACGGTCCCAGGGGATCGTTCTGCTTTGGTCCCTGGTGGCCTTCGCATGGGTACTCCTGCCATGACTACCCGTGGCTTTAACGAGGATGATTTCGTTCGTGTTGCTGACGTTGTGGATCGTGCCGTCACCATCACTTCTCGCATCGACAAAGCTGCTAGAAAAGCAGCAGAGGAGAAAGGTGAAAAGAGCCCTGGCAAAATAAAGGTTTTCCTAGATCACCtcggtgatggtgagacGGAATCCGAAATTGTCCAACTACgaagtgaggttgaggattgGGTTGGCACATATCCTCTTCCATGGAGCAGCTCAGAATAA
- a CDS encoding serine hydroxymethyltransferase, mitochondrial → MGLDLPHGGHLSHGYQTPTKKISAISKYFETLPYRLDETTGYIDYNKLEEMASIYRPKIIVAGASAYSRLIDYQRMREVCDKISAYLLADIAHISGLVAAKVIPGPFAYADIVTTTSHKSLRGPRGALIFYRKGVRRQNPKTKEDILYDLEGPINSSVFPGHQGGPHNHTITALAVALKQAQTPEFQAYQSQVLKNARAFAKRLSEPKGKGGLGYKLVSGGTDNHLVLADLKPQGIDGGRVERVLELVGVAANKNTVPGDRSALVPGGLRMGTPAMTTRGFNEDDFVRVADVVDRAVTITSRIDKAARKAAEEKGEKSPGKIKVFLDHLGDGETESEIVQLRSEVEDWVGTYPLPWSSSE, encoded by the coding sequence ATGGGTCTCGATCTACCACATGGCGGCCATCTATCTCATGGTTACCAAACACCCACAAAGAAGATTTCAGCGATATCAAAGTACTTCGAAACTTTGCCGTACCGACTGGACGAGACTACAGGATATATCGACTACAACaagttggaggagatggcaagCATATATAGGCCAAAGATTATTGTCGCTGGTGCGAGTGCTTATAGCCGGCTAATCGACTATCAGCGCATGCGGGAGGTCTGCGACAAGATCAGCGCCTACCTACTAGCCGACATCGCCCATATTTCTGGCCTTGTTGCAGCAAAGGTCATTCCTGGTCCCTTCGCCTACGCCGATATCGTAACCACAACAAGCCACAAGAGCCTAAGGGGTCCCCGAGGTGCTCTGATCTTTTATAGGAAAGGCGTACGGAGACAAAATCCCAAGACGAAGGAAGATATTCTTTATGATCTCGAAGGTCCTATCAACAGCTCCGTGTTTCCCGGTCACCAAGGCGGTCCGCATAACCACACCATCACCGCTCTTGCTGTAGCTCTTAAGCAAGCCCAGACTCCAGAATTTCAAGCATATCAGTCCCAGGTTCTGAAAAACGCCAGGGCTTTCGCAAAGCGGCTGAGCGAGCCCAAGGGCAAAGGCGGCTTGGGATACAAGCTTGTCAGCGGAGGCACAGACAACCACCTGGTCCTGGCTGATCTCAAACCCCAGGGCATTGATGGTGGTCGAGTTGAGCGcgtcttggagttggtagGTGTGGCAGCCAACAAAAACACGGTCCCAGGGGATCGTTCTGCTTTGGTCCCTGGTGGCCTTCGCATGGGTACTCCTGCCATGACTACCCGTGGCTTTAACGAGGATGATTTCGTTCGTGTTGCTGACGTTGTGGATCGTGCCGTCACCATCACTTCTCGCATCGACAAAGCTGCTAGAAAAGCAGCAGAGGAGAAAGGTGAAAAGAGCCCTGGCAAAATAAAGGTTTTCCTAGATCACCtcggtgatggtgagacGGAATCCGAAATTGTCCAACTACgaagtgaggttgaggattgGGTTGGCACATATCCTCTTCCATGGAGCAGCTCAGAATAA
- a CDS encoding hypothetical protein (At least one base has a quality score < 10) — MTPKRSLSPAEEQQPNPKRPRFEDLESVTMQIEDEESRSIESSVPNPHYQARTGLQRSIAMVLNHDGFLGASPEAMESFIGMVETYLEGMIEAAKTLALAARREHPIPTDFEHALRRHNVSVSSLKPHLKPPVSKTQLFPGYVDILPEDLDAYTTLPLLGEELSGQPDKDEKDYVPSSFPDFPSKHTYKFTPQEDTSIRDSKKIREEAARTAQQGEDALRRLVRASKMRKQKEVKNLVERDPHGKERFRLWESTMKRFMATEGRGENTDQMEIADHSMIVNSEALFSRKEVPKAGKRSAALAKKSA; from the exons ATGACGCCCAAACGAAGTCTATCGCCTGCCGAGGAACAACAGCCCAACCCGAAACGCCCTCGCTtcgaagacttggaaagCGTCACGATGCAgatcgaggatgaagagtctCGCTCGATTGAATCCTCAGTACCGAATCCGCATTATCAAGCTAGAACGGGACTTCAGCGTTCGATCGCAATGGTTCTCAACCACGATGGGTTCCTGGGAGCAAGCCCCGAGGCAATGGAGAGCTTCATAGGGATGGTAGAGACGT ATCTGGAGGGCATGATTGAAGCTGCCAAAACCCTCGCACTCGCTGCCCGCCGCGAGCATCCTATCCCGACCGACTTCGAGCATGCGCTACGACGGCACAATGTTAGCGTCTCCTCGCTGAAACCGCACCTGAAGCCCCCTGTCTCAAAAACACAACTATTTCCCGGTTATGTCGATATACTACCCGAGGACCTCGATGCATACACGACCCTACCCCTTCTGGGCGAAGAGCTCAGTGGACAACCagacaaagatgagaaagattatgttccttcttcctttcccgACTTTCCCAGCAAACACACGTACAAGTTCACTCCTCAGGAGGATACTAGTATTCGAGACTCGAAGAAAATACGAGAGGAAGCCGCAAGGACGGCCCAGCAGGGTGAGGATGCTCTAAGACGACTAGTCCGCGCATCCAAAATGCGCAAGCAGAAAGAGGTCAAGAATTTAGTTGAGCGTGATCCACATGGCAAAGAGCGATTTCGCCTATGGGAatcaacgatgaagagatttATGGCAACTGAGGGTAGAGGAGAGAACACCGATCAGATGGAGATCGCCGACCACAGCATGATCGTCAACAGCGAGGCGTTGTTCTCGCGTAAGGAGGTTCCCAAGGCTGGTAAACGTTCAGCTGCCTTGGCAAAAAAGTCGGCATGA